Genomic DNA from Brevinematales bacterium:
GATTCAGGATTAGGGGAAGAATACGATTATTGTGTGATTGATTCCCCCGGCGCGGTCGGAATCCTGATGAATACCGCGATCATCACATCGGACGTTACCGTTATCCCGACACAGCTTGAAACGTGGTCAGTCCGCGCTATTAAAGCGACAAAGCAGGTTATAGCAACTTGCCGCAGATCCAAAAAACTCATCGGTCAGGGGATAAAGGAAATAATCGTCGCTAATATGTGGGAGAACAGGAGCGTAAAAAACTTTTATAGAGATGAACTTAAAAAGGACTTCTCGGATATATTTTATCCTAAACCGCTTCCTTATAGAGCCGATATCAGCGTAACCTTCTCAGAAGCCGGAGGGTTCATTAACACGAATTCCCAGTATTACCCCGATTTCAAAGATTTTTCAGATTACTTGAAGGGGGTTATTAATGGCTAAGAAATTTAACCCCAACAAAGCAAATCTCACACAGCCGAAGCGGGAAGGCGCACAGGCGGTTTTAGATAATGTCCCGGATACCGGGCGGGTACTTTCCCCGAAGTATTACA
This window encodes:
- a CDS encoding ParA family protein; this translates as MSRMKTIAFATVKGGVGKSSIAIQTAKNLSEESRVLMIDLDPQSAATSHLAPEKIPGTIRQVLKEEMNIRDVIIPVCPNFDFIPSEIELSLSEAELSNSPNPAFLLYEFLHDSGLGEEYDYCVIDSPGAVGILMNTAIITSDVTVIPTQLETWSVRAIKATKQVIATCRRSKKLIGQGIKEIIVANMWENRSVKNFYRDELKKDFSDIFYPKPLPYRADISVTFSEAGGFINTNSQYYPDFKDFSDYLKGVING